The Rosa chinensis cultivar Old Blush chromosome 7, RchiOBHm-V2, whole genome shotgun sequence DNA segment tgcaaaataaaataaattaaaaatagaaaaactaagAAATTTGTTGGTACTGTGAATttaccaaccaaaaaaaaaaggaaaagtggCAATCCCTCGAGAAAGAATTACCACAGCTCTAATATCTTAAATGTAAAACATGAGAAATATCTGCACATGAAATTCTTTGGTAAGAGACACAAAACACAAAGGACCACTGAATCAGTTTGTGCAAGAGCTGGCCAAACCAAGTTCAAAGGGAATTTTTCTTGGGTCCGAGTGTCTCACCACTAATCGATAATGATCAAGGATATTCTGCAGAGAAAAGATGATGTGCAGTATACCAGACACAAGGGAACAAAAAGGGTCTCATACACTGCTTACCAGTTTCAGCGTTAATAGCTTCTTGAATGCCAGGGGGCTTCGCAACCACAGTTTCTGCATTTGCTGTGACAACAGCAGTTCTGTCTACAACTTTGACCTGATAATTGCCACTGTTAGTTTCTTAATCGCACAGGACAAGTGCAAAAGCACATATGTGCAAAGCTgccaaaaataagaaaaattaactATTTTGAGAATGGATGACCAATCCTAAATAGGAAACTATAAAGATCATATACCTTGAGGTAAAATACAAAGATGATAAGTATCCATATATGAGCATAAGAGACTCTCATGAAAAGTTAATCAAGGACACTTGCCTTAAGCTGCCTACTTGGTAGATCATGATAAAGCTCATTCCATTTCTCTATTGACCATCCCATATGTTGTAAAATGGCCTCAACCAAGAGCATCCCACTCAAAGCATCTCCAACAGCCGGGTTAATCAATTTTGTGACCGCCAAGAGTCTCATAGCTGCCTTATGTGGTTCCGAACCTGAAATAAACAAATCATGTCCTTCATTCAGATACATAATACAGAATGAAGACAGTAAAACTACAATAGATCAAAACTCTCAGGTTTAACCTTTAGCTACATCAGAAAACTCAGTATTCTTGGCCTCTAACCAACACAAGAATTTTTCTGAGAACAAGATGGTGCCATGGCCATTTGCCTCAAAATATATTCCAATATCATACTGTGCTGCTTTCTCATGCAGGTACTTCACACCTGTAGGAGTGAAAATGACTTCCAGGCCTAACTGTTTAAGATAATCTGTGGATGCTCCATTTGCATAGGCCGTTTGCACAATACCAAGACAGCATTGATAATCATCATTCACATTAACATCTCTTTTCTTATTCAAGATGCTTAGTTGCTCCTTGATGAATACAGCAAACAACGATAATATCTTGTCCCCATCAACAAGTTCGATCTTAATACTACTTGTAGATGGCACAATAAAATATACAAGTCGATCAGCATCACCATCCAAGCTACAACACCTGAAAAACTAGACCCATCCAAACAGTTAATTCCACTCCCATCATTCAGTGCAAGTTGAAACGTTTTGCATACTCAATTGAACATTAAAAATTGACTACATGGCGAAGTTGACCTACCTGACACCCCAAGAGCAATGCATGGACCATTGCACACCAATTTTTGTAAACCACTCAAAGTAGCTTTAGAGAAcattatgaaaaaaataaaagctatACTTGTTTTCAAGCCAACCATCATTTATATTATACCTATAAAAAGCAGTCTTAGAAGTTAGACCCCATGTAGTTATCTTAACTCGGATAAAAATTCCAGCTTTTAAAAGCAGTAAACTTCACTAGTTTTGCTATTATGAAACACATCAGTAAGCCAATAAACCACCAAAGTCTTTTAAATTTTTGCAATATCTCACATTGACCTAGTATGTCCCTTCCATTCGTAACCCTAAACATAGATATTGAAACAACTTGTAGAAAATATGATTTTCAGTCATTGTCCAGTAATATCCATATGATGCAGGCATTTCAAGCAAGTTTGTGAAGAACAGTTAACGTTTTTAGCATACTTGATATTCATAATTAATTTATAATCAAAAGATGGCCGACCTTATCCCGACATCTTGTGAACCAAAACCAGACGGAGCAACCTTCTCTTTCTGCACATAATCAGCACCAACTCCATCATTGAGTACACCTCCTTCTTTTCCAGAGTTCCGAACATCAATAACCAAACCAGTCAACATCTTCTTCAAGATTTCGAGTTTTTCTCCGCCAACACCATTAGCCCCATCTACAACCAACTTGTCTGCCTCATTTCTGGTGTTAGATCCACTAGGAATCAGATCAACCAAGCACCTGAAAAACCGCACAATGCTCTtaaaaagaaatcattcaaacGCAATATGTTTTGCTTTTAGAATAAACTAGGCCATACTCCAACCTCTAGCTGAAAACTAACCTGAATGAGCTGGAC contains these protein-coding regions:
- the LOC112176612 gene encoding phosphoacetylglucosamine mutase, which translates into the protein MNEDQRSLLLSSSSRFPPPQGVKLSYGTAGFRADASILQSTVYRVGILAALRAVKTQSVIGLMITASHNKISDNGIKVADPSGGMLSQDWEPFADTLANACDPQQLVQLITEFVENEKITLNGAKSVEILLARDTRPSGESLLEAAKQGISSIIGAVALDMGILTTPTLHWMVRARNKGAKASEMDYFEQLSSSFRCLVDLIPSGSNTRNEADKLVVDGANGVGGEKLEILKKMLTGLVIDVRNSGKEGGVLNDGVGADYVQKEKVAPSGFGSQDVGIRCCSLDGDADRLVYFIVPSTSSIKIELVDGDKILSLFAVFIKEQLSILNKKRDVNVNDDYQCCLGIVQTAYANGASTDYLKQLGLEVIFTPTGVKYLHEKAAQYDIGIYFEANGHGTILFSEKFLCWLEAKNTEFSDVAKGSEPHKAAMRLLAVTKLINPAVGDALSGMLLVEAILQHMGWSIEKWNELYHDLPSRQLKVKVVDRTAVVTANAETVVAKPPGIQEAINAETAKYPRGRCFIRPSGTEDVIRVYAEASTENAADSLASSVAKLVHQKLGSGTS